The following are encoded together in the Burkholderiaceae bacterium DAT-1 genome:
- a CDS encoding carbon starvation protein A, translated as MINKLGEQLGLGLAGIGGAGALAYVALSRGEPVNAIWLVIAALGCYIIAYRFYSKFIAAQVLSLDDARMTPAEQHNDGLDYVPTNKWVLFGHHFAAIAGAGPLVGPVLAAQMGYLPGALWLIAGVILAGAVQDMVILFISTRRDGRSLGEMIKAELGPFAGVIAMTGILLIMIILLAVLALVVVKALAGSPWGTFTIVATIPIALFMGVYMRFIRPGRIAEVSILGFALLMLSIFMGQAVAESATWAPMFTLKGTTLAWALIGYGFVASVLPVWLLLAPRDYLSTFLKIGTIAVLAVAILIVAPQLSMPAVTRFIDGSGPVFAGNVFPFLFITIACGAVSGFHSLVASGTTPKMVERESHVRMIGYGAMLAESAVAIMALIAASVLDPAVYFAMNSPASLIGTTAESAAQAIGAWGFVVTPEMLTGAAKEVGEASILSRAGGAPTLAVGMAHILSGVFGGVAMKAFWYHFAILFEALFILTTIDAGTRVARFMIQDFLGHFIKPLANTRSWFANLLATSIAVAGWGYFLYQGVIDPLGGINTLWPLFGIANQMLAAMALILATVVLVKMKRQRYAWVTLLPTGWLMITTLTAGWQKLFHDNPKIGFLAHASKFSKAGQAGEVLAPAKSAMQMQQIITNDYINATMCGVFMAVVVVMALVGIKVMIQSLRQTGANAQEMPVRLREVGQHG; from the coding sequence ATGATAAATAAACTGGGTGAACAGCTGGGCTTAGGCCTAGCTGGCATTGGCGGCGCAGGTGCGCTTGCCTATGTAGCCTTATCTCGCGGCGAACCAGTCAACGCCATCTGGCTCGTGATTGCCGCGCTCGGCTGCTACATCATTGCATATCGCTTTTACAGCAAATTTATCGCGGCTCAGGTGTTATCGCTTGATGATGCCCGGATGACGCCTGCAGAACAGCACAACGATGGGTTGGATTATGTACCCACCAACAAGTGGGTGCTCTTTGGACATCATTTCGCTGCCATTGCAGGTGCAGGGCCACTGGTGGGACCCGTCCTCGCGGCACAGATGGGATATTTGCCCGGCGCGCTATGGCTCATAGCCGGCGTGATACTGGCAGGCGCAGTTCAGGATATGGTGATCCTGTTCATCTCTACCCGCCGTGATGGACGCTCGCTAGGCGAAATGATTAAAGCCGAGTTGGGGCCGTTTGCTGGCGTCATTGCCATGACAGGCATCCTGCTCATCATGATCATCCTGCTGGCTGTGCTGGCATTGGTTGTCGTCAAGGCGCTTGCCGGCAGTCCGTGGGGAACATTCACCATAGTGGCTACGATCCCCATCGCGCTCTTTATGGGCGTCTATATGCGCTTTATCCGTCCGGGCCGCATTGCGGAGGTCTCAATCCTGGGCTTTGCGCTGTTGATGCTGTCGATTTTCATGGGACAGGCGGTCGCCGAGAGTGCAACGTGGGCACCCATGTTTACGCTAAAAGGCACAACGCTTGCATGGGCGCTTATCGGCTACGGCTTTGTGGCATCGGTTCTGCCGGTGTGGCTGTTACTTGCGCCGCGTGATTATCTCTCCACGTTCCTGAAGATTGGAACTATCGCAGTACTGGCAGTGGCGATTCTGATCGTGGCACCGCAGTTGTCCATGCCCGCGGTCACACGCTTTATTGATGGTTCAGGGCCTGTGTTTGCCGGCAACGTCTTTCCGTTCCTGTTTATTACGATTGCCTGTGGCGCAGTGTCGGGCTTTCACTCGCTGGTTGCCTCCGGTACCACACCAAAGATGGTGGAGCGCGAAAGCCATGTTCGTATGATTGGCTATGGTGCGATGCTGGCTGAATCCGCTGTCGCAATCATGGCGCTGATTGCAGCGAGCGTACTTGATCCTGCCGTCTACTTCGCCATGAATTCGCCTGCTTCGCTGATCGGGACAACTGCAGAATCTGCAGCACAAGCGATTGGTGCGTGGGGGTTTGTCGTCACGCCCGAGATGCTCACGGGTGCGGCGAAGGAAGTTGGGGAAGCCAGCATTCTATCCCGCGCAGGTGGCGCTCCTACGCTAGCAGTCGGGATGGCACATATTCTGTCCGGCGTGTTTGGCGGCGTTGCTATGAAAGCGTTCTGGTATCACTTCGCCATTCTGTTCGAAGCACTCTTTATTCTAACGACCATCGATGCGGGTACGCGTGTCGCTAGATTCATGATTCAAGATTTTCTGGGGCATTTCATCAAGCCACTTGCCAATACCCGTTCGTGGTTCGCCAATTTACTGGCAACCTCCATCGCCGTGGCAGGCTGGGGATATTTCCTATACCAAGGCGTTATTGATCCACTTGGCGGCATTAATACACTGTGGCCATTGTTCGGTATTGCCAACCAGATGCTGGCAGCAATGGCATTGATTCTGGCGACGGTTGTTCTCGTGAAAATGAAGCGTCAGCGCTATGCCTGGGTCACGCTTCTGCCGACAGGCTGGCTGATGATCACCACGCTAACGGCAGGGTGGCAAAAGCTGTTCCACGACAATCCAAAGATCGGCTTTTTGGCGCATGCATCGAAATTCAGCAAGGCCGGACAAGCGGGTGAAGTCCTTGCTCCCGCAAAGAGTGCAATGCAGATGCAGCAAATCATCACCAACGACTATATCAATGCCACCATGTGCGGTGTTTTCATGGCTGTTGTGGTGGTCATGGCGTTAGTGGGGATCAAAGTCATGATTCAGTCTTTGCGACAAACAGGTGCAAACGCGCAAGAAATGCCAGTGCGACTGCGCGAGGTGGGTCAACATGGCTGA
- a CDS encoding YbdD/YjiX family protein — MADHARSGLLNRIRQGFRLMVGVHDYDAYLAHMQLAHPDAQPMSKESFFRACMDARYPGKSAKVGKCPC; from the coding sequence ATGGCTGATCATGCAAGATCGGGCTTGCTCAATCGAATTCGCCAGGGGTTCCGGCTCATGGTGGGTGTGCATGACTATGATGCATACTTGGCCCATATGCAGCTAGCGCATCCCGACGCGCAGCCGATGAGCAAGGAAAGCTTCTTTCGGGCATGTATGGATGCCCGCTATCCGGGAAAATCTGCAAAAGTAGGAAAGTGTCCCTGCTAG